In Zonotrichia albicollis isolate bZonAlb1 chromosome 11, bZonAlb1.hap1, whole genome shotgun sequence, a single genomic region encodes these proteins:
- the STARD5 gene encoding stAR-related lipid transfer protein 5, with product MDCAGRAEAAAEQLRLYRRDPDGWRGCRSTGEVAVSWRPSAEFAGNLYKGEGVLPASPQSVWECIKPVAGGLRTKWDQNVKDFEVIEAISDTVSICRTTTPSACMRIISPREFVDVVVMKQYEDGTMLSAATNVEHPLCPPQANFVRGFNYPCGCFCIPVPGEPNRTELLTFFQTDLGGYLPQTVVDSFFPSSISGFYSNLTKAVKALKA from the exons ATGGACTGCGCGGGGCGCGCTGAGGcggcggccgagcagctgcggcTCTACCGACGGGATCCCGACGGCTGGCGGGGCTGCCGCAGCACG GGTGAGGTGGCGGTGTCCTGGAGACCCTCGGCGGAGTTCGCTGGCAATCT GTACAAGGGAGAGGGCGTCCTGCCCGCCAGCCCGCAGAGCGTCTGGGAGTGCATAAAGCCGGTGGCCGGCGGGCTCAGGACCAAGTGGGACCAAAACGTGAAGGACTTCGAGGTCATCGAAGCCATCAGTGAT ACTGTGTCTATATGCAGAACCACAACCCCTTCAGCTTGCATGAGGATTATTTCACCAAGGGAGTTTGTGGATGTAGTAGTGATGAAGCAATACGAAGATGGGACGATGCTGTCTGCTG CCACCAATGTGGAACACCCGCTGTGTCCTCCTCAGGCAAATTTTGTGAGAGGTTTTAATTATCCTTGTGGCTGTTTCTGCATACCTGTTCCAGG GGAGCCAAACAGGACTGAGCTCCTCACTTTCTTCCAGACGGATCTTGGTGGCTATCTTCCCCAGACAGTGGTGGATTCCTTTTTTCCATCTAGCATATCTGGATTTTACAGCAACCTGACCAAAGCTGTTAAGGCCTTAAAAGCATGA
- the TMC3 gene encoding transmembrane channel-like protein 3 yields MAAAPGSPAPRAAKSCKKQRTVKRQTGIYTYQEPPHSNSEDDAGEEKAESHDPEQIFQNIQYQKEIMSNIRCRPWPMRQKLRALRQAKEIVLKYEGRLTRTRGYQAAGAELWKKFIRLAYNFVVIFIPWEMRIKKIESHFGSGVASYFIFLRWLFGINIVLTIMTGAFVVLPELLAGAPFGSTLSKTIPKEHIASAQDLDTIWSLGGYLQYSVLFYGYYGRDRKIGKAGYRLPLAYFLVGMAVFAYSFIILLKKMAKNSRMSLASASDENYTFCWRLFCAWDYLIGNPEAAESKAAAIVNSIREAILEEQEKKKSKNLAVTISLRIIANILVLLSLAGSIYIIYFVVDRSQRLERTKKELTLWEKNEVSVVVSLITMIAPSAFELVAALEMYHPRTTLRFQLARVLVLYLGNLYSLIIALLDKVDSMSVTDSDVNNNASNSTTSLATNTLSKDDNVTIPNVQIKRNGIVMSEEHLTQGLTDSLVNQTISLNTQNPQDQCWETYVGQEMLKLSIIDMIFTVASILLIDFFRGLCVRYLSDCWCWDLESKFPEYGEFKIAENVLHLVYNQGMIWMGAFFSPCLPAFNVLKLIGLMYLRSWAVLTCNVPHQQVFRASRSNNFYLAMLLFMLFLCMLPTIFAIARYKPSLSCGPFSGQEKIYDIVSETIQNDFPTWFNTVITYISSPVVVLPALLLLFMLIYYLQSIARSLKFTNNQLRMKIQTERTEDKKKVVQLAVARIQNLDANDKRPEQETDIISQESSARSSTPRKNGSVLNFESPVSKGTRIQTISQSVPQAVPATDVVRPANATPTTSTSLTPAPSVSSVQKPRNDHITNRYPSVVHRSASELSKTKPYTPVTFKKHTEDVHSDPLFRKAIRQVNSDVLGAGAPVFLGCRPYATRYFLVNENESRKKSLRSTSRLQRHFRKEEAGDIIELYPRHVRRYVVRTPHQMYSPHPSEDEEDEEELEKEFMNRSHRPRSLSDLRPASRFYIGDRADGHILMSKDLARVHYKSWDDGFELDLDRPPYAYKKVHLNYSEPRVKPKSKQKLEQSLTESDSISIESSSDPQNSSNDQYIQVIHTKDKYPKTGAKLAKKKSKNSVDLSRSEPSELVCSNV; encoded by the exons GCAGGCCAAGGAGATCGTGCTCAAGTACGAGGGGAGGCTCACCAGAACCAGAGGGTAccaggctgctggggctgag CTTTGGAAGAAGTTCATTCGACTTGCATACAATTTTGTGGTGATCTTTATTCCTTGGGAAATGAGAATAAAGAAAATCGAGA GTCATTTTGGGTCTGGAGTCGCCTCTTACTTCATCTTCCTGAGATGGCTGTTTGGAATCAATATTGTCCTTACCATAATGACAGGAGCATTTGTAGTCCTACCAGAG CTCCTGGCCGGAGCCCCGTTCGGCAGCACGCTCAGCAAGACCATTCCCAAGGAGCACATTGCATCTGCTCAGGACCTGGACACCATCTGGTCCCTTGGG GGCTACCTCCAGTACTCTGTTCTGTTTTATGGCTATTACGGCCGGGACAGGAAGATTGGGAAAGCTGGATACCGTCTGCCTCTTGCCTACTTCCTTGTTGGAATGGCTGTGTTTGCTTACAGCTTCATCATCCTTCTAAAAAA AATGGCAAAGAACTCAAGAATGAGTTTAGCAAGTGCCTCTGATGAAAATTACACTTTCTGCTGGAGACTGTTCTGTGCTTGGGATTACTTGATAGGAAACCCTGAGGCTGCAGAGAGCAAAGCTGCAGCCATAGTCAACAGCATCAGG GAAGCTATAttggaagagcaggaaaagaagaaaagcaaaaactt GGCAGTGACCATAAGCTTAAGAATTATTGCAAACATCCTCGTGCTTCTGTCCCTTGCTGGAAGTATTTACATCATCTACTTTGTCGTGGATCGATCCCAAAGGCTGGAGCGCACCAAGAAGGAATTGactctttgggaaaaaaatgag GTCAGTGTAGTTGTGTCACTGATCACAATGATTGCGCCCTCTGCTTTTGAActtgtggcagctctggagatGTACCATCCAAGGACCACTCTTCGCTTCCAGCTTGCCAG GGTTCTTGTCCTATACCTGGGAAACCTCTACAGTTTAATCATTGCCCTACTGGATAAAGTGGACAGTATGAGTGTCACT GACTCTGATGTGAACAACAATGCAAGTAATTCTACCACCTCCTTGGCAACCAACACTCTTTCTAAGGATGACAATGTAACCATTCCTAATGTACAAATTAAGAGAAATGGCATTGTCATGTCAGAAGAGCATCTCACCCAAGGCCTGACAGACTCACTGGTTAACCAAACTATTTCCCTTAACACCCAGAACCCACAGGATCAGTGCTGGGAGACATATGTTGGTCAA GAGATGCTCAAGCTTTCAATTATCGACATGATTTTCACAGTGGCAAGCATCCTGCTAATTGATTTTTTCCGTGGGCTGTGTGTCCGATATCTGAGTGATTGCTGGTGCTGGGATCTAGAAAGCAAGTTT CCAGAATATGGAGAATTCAAAATTGCAGAGAACGTATTGCATTTGGTCTACAACCAAGGAATGATCTG GATGGGAGCTTTCTTTTCACCTTGCTTACCAGCATTCAATGTGCTCAAGTTGATTGGACTCATGtacctgaggagctgggctgtgctgacaTGCAATGTACCCCATCAGCAGGTTTTCAGAGCATCTCG ATCCAATAATTTCTACTTGGCCATGTTGCTGTTTATGCTGTTCTTGTGCATGTTACCAACAATTTTTGCTATTGCCCGATATAAGCCATCCTTAAGCTGTGGCCCCTTCAG TGGCCAAGAAAAAATATATGATATTGTTTCTGAAACAATTCAAAATGATTTTCCCACATGGTTCAACACAGTGATTACTTACATCAGCAGCCCTGTGGTTGTCCTGCCTGCACTACTGCTGTTATT CATGCTAATCTACTACCTACAAAGTATTGCAAGATCATTAAAATTCACCAACAATCAACTGAGAATGAAGATACAAACA GAAAGAACTGAAGATAAGAAAAAGGTGGTTCAGTTGGCAGTAG CCAGAATCCAAAATCTGGATGCTAATGACAAAAGACCAGAGCAAGAAACCGATATCATCAGCCAGGAGTCTTCTGCTCGGTCCTCAACACCCCGAAAGAACGGCAGTGTCTTGAACTTCGAATCTCCTGTGAGCAAAGGCACCAGAATTCAAACCATTTCCCAGTCTGTGccccaagctgtgccagcaacTGATGTTGTGAGACCTGCCAATGCAACTCCCACAACTTCGACCTCTTTAACACCAGCTCCCTCTGTGTCAAGTGTACAGAAACCAAGAAATGATCATATCACAAACAG ATACCCAAGTGTTGTTCATAGGAGTGCAAGTGAGCTGTCCAAAACAAAGCCCTACACACCAGTGACTTTCAAAAAGCACACTGAAGATGTCCATTCTGACCCTCTCTTCAGAAAAGCCATTCGGCAGGTAAATTCGGATGTCCTTGGGGCAGGGGCTCCTGTATTTCTGGGATGCAGACCGTATGCTACCAGGTATTTTCTGGTTAATGAAAACGAGTCCCGCAAAAAATCGCTGCGTTCTACCTCCCGACTCCAAAGGCATTTCAGAAAGGAGGAAGCAGGAGACATTATTGAGTTGTATCCACGCCATGTCAGGAGATACGTGGTTCGGACACCACACCAGATGTATTCCCCTCATCCCAGtgaagatgaggaggatgaagaagaaCTTGAGAAAGAATTCATGAACAGATCCCATCGCCCTCGCTCGCTGTCTGACCTTCGGCCAGCATCACGGTTTTACATTGGAGATCGTGCTGATGGCCACATTCTAATGAGCAAAGATCTAGCCAGAGTGCATTACAAATCCTGGGATGATGGTTTTGAGCTGGACCTGGACAGGCCTCCATATGCGTACAAGAAAGTACACCTGAATTATTCTGAGCCACGTGTGAAaccaaaatcaaagcaaaagcTGGAGCAATCTCTAACAGAGTCTGATTCCATTTCCATTGAATCCAGCAGTGATCCGCAGAACAGCAGCAATGACCAGTACATCCAGGTCATTCATACCAAGGACAAGTATCCAAAAACTGGGGCAAAACTCGCCAAAAAGAAATCTAAAAACAGTGTTGATCTAAGTAGGTCTGAGCCTAGTGAACTGGTGTGCTCAAATGTCTGA